One window of Vibrio sinaloensis genomic DNA carries:
- a CDS encoding HlyC/CorC family transporter has translation MDDISTGILFALLACLIIISGYFSGSETGMMALNRYRLKHLANNGHKGAKRVEKLLDRPDRLIGLILIGNNLVNILASAIATILGMRLYGDLGVAIATGALTLVVLVFAEVTPKTLAALYPERVSYASSILLTILMKLLSPLVMFVNMITNGFIRLLGIKAVHGGDDHLSSEELRTVVNEAGSLIPRRHQDMLISILDLEHVTVNDIMVPRNEITGIDINDDWKSIVRQLTHSPHGRVVLYRDQIDEVVGMLRLRESYRLMLEKNEFTKETLLRAADEVYFIPESTPLNVQLLKFQRNKQRIGLIVDEYGDIIGLVTLEDILEEIVGEFTTSIAPSLADEITPQGDGSFLIEGSANIRDINKGLKWKLPTDGPRTLNGLILEHLEDIPESHLSVHVSGHPMEIVELEENRIKLVKVFPTKKKLKSA, from the coding sequence TTGGACGACATATCAACGGGTATCTTATTTGCGCTACTCGCGTGTCTTATCATCATTTCAGGATATTTCTCTGGTTCCGAGACAGGTATGATGGCTCTGAACCGCTACCGTCTCAAGCATCTCGCCAACAACGGCCACAAAGGGGCAAAGCGCGTTGAAAAGCTTCTCGACCGCCCAGACCGCCTGATCGGCCTCATCCTCATCGGTAACAACCTAGTCAACATTCTTGCCTCGGCTATCGCGACTATTTTAGGTATGCGCCTTTATGGTGATCTTGGCGTGGCCATCGCCACCGGTGCCCTGACTCTGGTGGTACTGGTGTTTGCCGAAGTCACACCAAAAACCCTTGCTGCGCTGTATCCTGAGCGCGTCTCCTATGCCAGCAGTATTTTACTCACGATCTTGATGAAGCTATTGTCACCACTGGTGATGTTCGTCAACATGATCACCAATGGCTTTATTCGCCTACTCGGTATCAAAGCAGTGCATGGCGGTGATGACCATCTTAGCTCCGAAGAACTGAGAACTGTGGTCAATGAAGCCGGTAGCTTGATCCCTCGTCGACACCAAGACATGTTGATTTCGATTCTAGATCTAGAGCATGTGACCGTGAACGATATTATGGTCCCGCGTAATGAGATCACCGGTATCGATATCAATGACGACTGGAAATCGATTGTGCGCCAACTGACCCACTCTCCTCATGGTCGAGTCGTGCTTTATCGCGACCAAATCGATGAGGTGGTCGGCATGCTGCGTTTGCGCGAGTCATATCGATTGATGCTGGAAAAGAATGAGTTTACCAAAGAGACATTGCTGCGCGCCGCTGATGAAGTGTACTTTATTCCTGAGAGTACGCCGCTCAATGTTCAGTTGCTTAAGTTCCAGCGCAACAAACAACGTATTGGGCTGATCGTAGATGAGTATGGCGATATCATTGGTTTGGTGACCTTAGAAGATATTCTTGAGGAGATAGTCGGCGAGTTTACGACCTCTATCGCGCCGAGCCTGGCCGATGAGATCACCCCTCAAGGTGATGGCAGTTTCTTAATCGAGGGCAGCGCCAATATCCGAGATATCAACAAAGGTCTGAAATGGAAACTGCCTACTGATGGTCCTCGCACGTTAAACGGTTTGATTTTGGAACATTTGGAAGATATCCCAGAGAGCCACCTCAGTGTGCATGTTTCTGGCCATCCGATGGAGATCGTTGAACTAGAAGAAAACCGCATCAAGTTGGTCAAAGTCTTCCCGACCAAGAAGAAGCTCAAATCGGCGTAA
- the rpoS gene encoding RNA polymerase sigma factor RpoS, which yields MSISNTATKVEEFDIDSEATETLQSENSLKSSTTTETKEEFDASTKSLDATQLYLGEIGFSPLLTAEEEVLYARRALRGDEAARKRMIESNLRLVVKISRRYSNRGLALLDLIEEGNLGLIRAVEKFDPERGFRFSTYATWWIRQTIERALMNQTRTIRLPIHVVKELNIYLRTARELSQKLDHEPTAEEIATQLDKPVDDVSKMLRLNERISSVDTPIGGDGEKALLDIIPDINNSDPEVSTQDDDIRNSLIHWLDELNPKQKEVLARRFGLLGYEPSTLEEVGREINLTRERVRQIQVEGLRRLREILIKQGLNMENLFSVTED from the coding sequence ATGAGTATCAGCAATACAGCAACGAAAGTCGAAGAATTTGACATCGATAGTGAAGCAACGGAAACGCTTCAATCAGAAAATTCTCTCAAGTCATCTACCACAACCGAGACCAAAGAAGAGTTTGATGCATCAACCAAAAGTTTAGATGCCACGCAGCTCTACCTCGGCGAAATCGGTTTTTCTCCACTCCTTACTGCTGAAGAAGAGGTGTTATATGCACGCCGCGCCCTACGTGGTGACGAAGCGGCACGCAAGCGTATGATTGAAAGTAACCTCCGTCTGGTGGTTAAAATCTCACGTCGTTACAGCAACCGCGGCTTAGCCCTGCTTGATTTAATTGAAGAAGGCAACCTAGGTCTGATTCGCGCAGTAGAGAAGTTTGACCCAGAACGCGGTTTCCGTTTCTCAACTTACGCCACCTGGTGGATTCGTCAGACTATTGAACGCGCGCTGATGAACCAAACTCGTACCATTCGTTTACCGATCCACGTGGTGAAAGAGCTTAATATTTACTTGCGAACTGCAAGAGAGCTGTCGCAAAAGCTTGACCATGAGCCAACGGCTGAAGAGATTGCCACTCAATTGGATAAACCCGTTGATGATGTGAGCAAAATGCTGCGCCTCAACGAGCGAATTAGCTCAGTCGATACACCGATTGGCGGTGATGGCGAGAAAGCGCTGTTGGATATTATTCCCGACATCAACAACTCTGACCCAGAAGTCTCGACTCAAGATGATGATATCCGTAATTCGCTTATCCACTGGTTAGATGAGCTGAATCCAAAACAGAAAGAGGTGCTTGCGCGTCGTTTTGGTCTCTTGGGTTATGAGCCATCGACCTTGGAAGAGGTTGGACGTGAAATCAACCTAACTCGTGAGCGTGTACGTCAGATCCAAGTTGAAGGACTACGCCGTCTGCGTGAGATTTTGATTAAACAAGGGTTGAATATGGAAAACCTTTTCAGCGTGACGGAAGACTAA
- the nlpD gene encoding murein hydrolase activator NlpD has translation MKSFSLPLILLIVFSTLVGCAAHSPAPVSGLKKDYSSVARGSYRGSYYEVEKGDTLYFIAYVTDKDVNDLIRYNSLTPPYTIHPGQKLNLWRPAYNPPAYGGTGAGAAAAVATVASTSVSSKNSSQKVSAESAKNGHKSTKKESKKGVDQSKSKEYVGSSSKQNVNKTVSQPKTNNNKISKWLWPTKGRVIKNFSAGDQGNKGIDIAGQRGQSIVSTAGGTVVYSGNALRGYGNLVIIKHNDNYLSAYAHNDRLLVHEGQSVKAGQKIATMGSSGTSSVRLHFEIRYQGKSVNPKRYLP, from the coding sequence ATGAAGTCTTTCTCGTTACCGCTGATTCTGCTGATAGTGTTCAGCACACTGGTTGGGTGTGCTGCTCATTCCCCTGCGCCAGTGTCAGGATTGAAGAAAGACTACAGCTCAGTGGCACGAGGAAGCTATCGTGGCAGTTACTATGAAGTTGAAAAGGGCGATACGCTGTATTTTATTGCGTATGTCACAGACAAAGATGTAAATGATCTTATCCGTTACAATAGCTTGACCCCTCCTTACACCATTCACCCCGGACAGAAGCTAAACCTATGGCGACCAGCCTATAACCCGCCAGCGTACGGTGGCACTGGTGCGGGCGCTGCAGCAGCGGTCGCAACCGTTGCATCGACGTCAGTTTCAAGCAAAAACTCTAGTCAAAAGGTTAGCGCTGAGAGCGCAAAAAACGGCCACAAATCGACTAAAAAAGAATCAAAAAAGGGTGTTGATCAATCGAAATCAAAGGAGTATGTTGGTTCTAGCAGTAAACAAAATGTTAACAAAACCGTCAGTCAGCCGAAAACAAATAACAATAAAATTTCCAAATGGTTATGGCCAACAAAAGGGAGAGTTATCAAAAATTTCTCTGCTGGAGATCAAGGGAACAAAGGCATTGATATCGCAGGACAGCGTGGTCAATCCATCGTATCAACAGCAGGCGGCACCGTGGTTTATTCAGGCAATGCGCTACGTGGTTACGGTAATCTAGTCATAATTAAACATAACGACAATTACCTGAGTGCATATGCACATAATGATCGGTTGCTTGTACACGAAGGACAGAGTGTAAAAGCCGGCCAAAAAATAGCAACAATGGGCAGCTCAGGAACCTCCAGTGTTCGATTGCACTTTGAAATTCGCTATCAAGGTAAGTCAGTGAATCCAAAACGCTACTTACCGTAA
- a CDS encoding protein-L-isoaspartate(D-aspartate) O-methyltransferase: MANPHADRLIDFLVASGIQDQQVLDAIYRLPREQFVSQAMMHQAYDNNALPIGQGQTISQPYIVAKMTEMLGLSRTSRVLEVGTGSGYQTAVLAQLVDHVYSIERIKALQWEAKRRLKQLDIYNVSTKHGDGWQGWSAKAPFDAIIVTAAAESVPAALLEQLDQGGVMIIPVGTVEQTLYKITRHGDEYHSETVEEVRFVPLVAGDLA; the protein is encoded by the coding sequence ATGGCAAACCCACATGCGGACAGATTAATCGACTTTCTTGTCGCGAGTGGCATTCAAGATCAGCAAGTGTTAGACGCTATCTACCGCTTGCCGCGGGAGCAATTTGTCTCTCAAGCTATGATGCATCAGGCCTACGACAACAACGCTCTGCCCATTGGCCAGGGGCAAACCATCTCTCAACCATACATTGTGGCAAAAATGACCGAGATGCTTGGGTTAAGTCGAACCAGCCGAGTGCTCGAGGTTGGGACTGGATCGGGTTATCAGACCGCAGTGCTTGCTCAGTTGGTTGACCATGTCTACTCCATCGAACGTATTAAAGCACTGCAATGGGAGGCTAAACGTCGACTTAAGCAGCTCGATATCTACAATGTATCGACTAAGCATGGTGATGGTTGGCAAGGTTGGTCAGCGAAAGCGCCTTTTGATGCGATTATTGTTACCGCAGCGGCAGAGTCCGTGCCTGCTGCTTTGCTAGAGCAACTGGATCAAGGTGGGGTGATGATCATCCCAGTGGGGACGGTGGAACAAACCTTATATAAAATTACGCGTCATGGTGATGAGTACCACTCAGAAACAGTGGAAGAGGTGCGTTTTGTCCCTTTGGTTGCTGGAGACCTTGCTTAA
- the surE gene encoding 5'/3'-nucleotidase SurE, with protein sequence MSDNKLNILISNDDGVHAQGIHCLADALRDLAQVTIVAPDRNRSGASNSLTLEQPLRVNQIAPQVYSVQGTPTDCVHFALNELMKDDLPDLVLTGVNHGANLGDDVLYSGTVAAAMEGHFLGVQAIAFSLVGKHHFATAAAIARQLVEQHAINPIPTNRLLNVNVPDVTLAKLKGTRVTRLGARHHAEAMIKQQDPRGHDIYWLGPPGKEQDAGEGTDFYAIEQGFVSVTPLQVDLTAHESITSMDNWLKDK encoded by the coding sequence ATGAGCGACAACAAACTCAATATATTGATAAGTAATGATGATGGTGTTCATGCACAAGGCATTCACTGTCTGGCGGATGCGCTGCGGGATCTGGCGCAAGTGACGATTGTTGCCCCTGATAGAAACCGTTCTGGCGCCTCAAATTCACTCACGTTAGAGCAGCCACTCAGGGTTAATCAAATTGCGCCCCAAGTCTACTCGGTGCAAGGCACACCTACCGACTGCGTGCACTTTGCATTGAATGAACTGATGAAAGACGATTTGCCAGACTTGGTATTAACTGGGGTGAACCACGGCGCAAACTTGGGCGATGATGTGCTTTACTCAGGCACGGTTGCAGCCGCGATGGAAGGCCACTTTCTCGGCGTACAGGCTATCGCGTTCTCATTGGTGGGCAAGCATCATTTTGCCACGGCTGCGGCGATAGCGCGCCAATTGGTTGAGCAACATGCGATAAATCCTATCCCAACCAATCGCTTGTTGAATGTCAATGTGCCTGACGTGACGCTGGCCAAGCTAAAAGGCACGCGGGTTACCCGTTTAGGTGCGCGTCATCACGCTGAGGCGATGATCAAGCAGCAAGACCCTCGAGGCCATGATATTTATTGGTTAGGCCCTCCCGGTAAAGAACAAGATGCTGGCGAAGGCACCGATTTTTATGCTATTGAGCAAGGTTTCGTCTCGGTCACTCCGTTGCAAGTCGACTTAACGGCACATGAATCGATCACAAGTATGGATAACTGGTTAAAGGACAAGTAA
- the truD gene encoding tRNA pseudouridine(13) synthase TruD — MSDILSSLAYLHGKPTAKGKLKAKPEHFQVNENLGFEFSGQGEHLMLRIRKTGENTSFVANELAKACGVKSKDVSWAGLKDRHAVTEQWLSVHLPKGDRPDLTQFLAQYPSIEIIATDRHNKKLRPGDLIGNQFAITVSEVTDMEDVVKRLEAIQRVGVPNYFGSQRFGNQGNNLTEARRWGRDNVRTRNQNKRSLYLSAARSWIFNTIVSARIEQGLFERAIVGDLVRQQDELVAVEASTIEQINEHLAQHQCQLTAALAGDNALPTTDQALALEQPHLDAEPDLMALIRGNRMRHDRREVALMPQQLAWQIEGNNITLQFALEAGSFATAIIRELVEEIEVERHYG, encoded by the coding sequence ATGTCTGATATTTTATCTTCCCTCGCTTACTTGCATGGCAAACCGACGGCCAAGGGCAAACTTAAAGCGAAACCTGAACACTTTCAGGTGAACGAAAACTTAGGTTTTGAGTTTTCTGGTCAAGGCGAACACTTGATGCTGCGTATTCGTAAAACCGGTGAAAACACCAGTTTTGTGGCCAACGAGTTAGCCAAAGCATGTGGTGTGAAGTCGAAAGACGTCAGTTGGGCTGGCCTTAAGGATCGCCATGCCGTGACTGAGCAATGGCTCAGCGTCCATCTACCGAAAGGCGATAGACCCGATTTGACTCAGTTTTTGGCGCAATACCCTAGTATTGAAATCATCGCCACAGACCGACACAACAAAAAATTACGTCCGGGCGATTTGATTGGAAACCAATTTGCCATCACCGTGTCAGAGGTGACGGACATGGAAGATGTGGTCAAGCGGTTAGAGGCGATACAGCGAGTCGGTGTACCCAACTATTTTGGCAGCCAGCGTTTTGGTAACCAAGGCAATAACTTAACTGAAGCGCGCCGTTGGGGACGCGATAACGTACGCACTCGCAATCAGAACAAGCGCAGCCTCTACTTGTCGGCCGCTCGATCATGGATTTTCAATACCATAGTGTCTGCCCGTATTGAGCAAGGTCTGTTTGAACGTGCGATTGTCGGAGATTTAGTTCGTCAACAAGATGAGTTAGTGGCGGTAGAGGCGAGTACTATCGAGCAAATCAATGAACATCTTGCACAACATCAGTGTCAGTTGACGGCTGCGTTAGCCGGTGACAACGCATTGCCAACCACCGATCAGGCTTTGGCGCTGGAGCAGCCGCATTTAGATGCTGAGCCAGATTTGATGGCATTGATTCGCGGTAATCGCATGCGTCATGACCGCCGCGAGGTGGCCTTGATGCCTCAGCAACTCGCTTGGCAAATCGAGGGGAACAATATCACTTTACAGTTTGCGCTTGAGGCTGGCAGTTTTGCTACCGCAATTATTCGTGAACTGGTTGAAGAAATTGAAGTGGAGCGTCACTACGGATGA
- the ispF gene encoding 2-C-methyl-D-erythritol 2,4-cyclodiphosphate synthase, with protein MIRIGHGFDVHKFGGQGPVIIGGVSVPYEQGLIAHSDGDVALHALCDALLGAIAAGDIGRHFPDTDDKWKGADSRELLRDVYRRVQSLGYKLGNADITIMAQAPKMAPHIDAMCEVIAQDLQTDVSNVNVKATTTERLGFTGRKEGIATEAVVLLVKQ; from the coding sequence ATGATTCGAATTGGTCACGGCTTCGACGTTCATAAGTTTGGTGGGCAAGGCCCAGTTATTATTGGTGGCGTCTCTGTGCCTTATGAGCAAGGTCTGATAGCCCACTCTGATGGTGATGTCGCGCTGCATGCTTTGTGTGATGCCTTGTTAGGAGCAATTGCTGCTGGCGATATTGGCCGTCATTTCCCCGATACCGACGACAAATGGAAAGGGGCAGATAGCCGTGAGTTACTGCGTGATGTATACCGCCGTGTTCAAAGTCTTGGGTACAAGCTTGGCAATGCGGACATTACCATCATGGCACAAGCACCAAAAATGGCGCCGCACATTGACGCCATGTGCGAGGTGATCGCACAAGATTTGCAAACGGACGTGTCTAACGTCAACGTGAAAGCGACCACAACAGAAAGGCTTGGTTTCACTGGGCGTAAAGAGGGTATAGCAACCGAAGCGGTTGTTTTACTGGTTAAACAATAA
- the ispD gene encoding 2-C-methyl-D-erythritol 4-phosphate cytidylyltransferase, translated as MPEPGSLVAVVPAAGVGSRMKADRPKQYLTIQGKTVLEHTLEKLLSHPEIAQVVVAISDDDPYFSALPLANHSQVVRVSGGKERADSVLSALQYLKQYQCAPWVLVHDAARPCITLEDIDSLIEQAYSHPYGAILAAPVRDTMKRANQQQHIDHTVDRQAMWHALTPQMFDTQLLTDALCAALEQGVQITDEASAIEWLGHSPALVQGRADNIKITQPEDLALAEFYLNRNKG; from the coding sequence ATGCCTGAACCTGGTTCTTTGGTGGCGGTTGTTCCGGCTGCGGGCGTCGGCAGTCGAATGAAAGCAGACCGCCCTAAGCAGTATTTGACCATCCAAGGCAAAACAGTACTGGAACACACCCTCGAGAAGCTTCTTTCCCACCCTGAGATCGCCCAAGTGGTGGTCGCCATTAGCGATGATGATCCTTATTTTTCAGCACTGCCATTGGCCAACCATAGCCAGGTAGTGCGAGTCAGTGGGGGCAAAGAGCGCGCAGATTCCGTGTTGTCGGCACTGCAGTATCTTAAACAGTACCAGTGCGCACCTTGGGTGTTGGTGCATGACGCGGCTAGGCCGTGTATCACGCTAGAGGATATCGACAGCTTAATTGAGCAGGCCTACTCTCACCCCTATGGAGCGATTCTTGCGGCGCCAGTGCGCGATACCATGAAACGTGCCAATCAGCAGCAACATATCGATCACACGGTCGATAGGCAGGCAATGTGGCACGCATTGACGCCACAAATGTTTGACACTCAACTACTGACAGACGCGCTCTGCGCTGCCTTGGAGCAAGGGGTGCAAATTACCGACGAAGCGTCGGCGATTGAATGGTTAGGACATAGCCCAGCATTGGTTCAAGGCCGCGCCGATAATATTAAAATCACCCAACCGGAAGATTTGGCACTTGCCGAGTTTTATCTTAATAGAAATAAAGGATAA
- the ftsB gene encoding cell division protein FtsB gives MRIFALMLTLILGWLQYELWLGKNGIADFQAVSAEIEVQHQVNSNLKARNDEMFAEIDDLRQGLDAIEERARHELGMIKEGETFYRIIGEDN, from the coding sequence ATGCGTATATTTGCTTTGATGTTGACCCTTATTTTAGGCTGGCTGCAGTATGAACTGTGGCTGGGCAAAAACGGGATCGCCGACTTTCAGGCGGTCAGTGCTGAGATAGAGGTTCAGCATCAAGTGAACAGTAACTTGAAAGCCCGTAACGACGAAATGTTTGCCGAGATCGACGACTTACGCCAAGGGCTCGATGCGATTGAAGAGCGAGCACGGCACGAACTCGGTATGATCAAAGAAGGCGAGACGTTTTATCGTATTATCGGCGAGGATAATTAA
- a CDS encoding undecaprenyl-diphosphate phosphatase: MSYFEAFVLALIQGLTEFLPISSSAHLILPSAILGWQDQGLAFDVAVHVGTLLAVMIYFRHEVISLLHAFFGSIFHGERSKEAKLAWMILLATIPACVFGLLMKDFIELYLRSAWVIATTTIVFGLLLWYVDKHASLTDDEYQADWKKALFIGVSQALAMIPGTSRSGATITAALYLGFTREAAARFSFLMSIPIILLAGGYLGLKLVTSGEPVHLGVLVTGIVTSFISAYLCIHLFLKLISRIGMTPFVIYRLLLGVGLIAFLLLN, from the coding sequence ATGAGTTATTTTGAAGCTTTTGTTTTGGCACTGATCCAAGGTTTAACCGAGTTTCTGCCTATTTCGAGCTCCGCGCACCTTATTTTGCCCTCAGCGATTCTTGGTTGGCAAGATCAAGGGTTAGCGTTTGATGTCGCAGTGCATGTCGGCACTCTATTGGCGGTGATGATTTATTTTCGGCACGAGGTTATCAGCTTATTACACGCCTTTTTTGGGTCTATTTTCCACGGCGAACGCAGTAAAGAAGCCAAACTGGCTTGGATGATCTTGCTGGCGACGATTCCAGCTTGTGTGTTTGGCCTGCTGATGAAAGACTTCATCGAACTGTACTTGCGCAGCGCATGGGTCATCGCCACAACGACGATCGTATTTGGTCTGTTGCTCTGGTATGTCGACAAGCATGCGTCTTTGACCGATGACGAATACCAAGCCGATTGGAAAAAAGCGCTGTTTATTGGTGTTAGCCAAGCTTTGGCAATGATTCCTGGTACTTCGCGTTCGGGGGCAACCATCACTGCCGCGCTCTATTTGGGCTTTACTCGTGAAGCTGCCGCCCGTTTTTCATTTTTGATGTCGATTCCAATTATTCTGCTGGCTGGGGGATATTTAGGACTTAAATTGGTCACCAGCGGTGAGCCGGTTCATCTTGGCGTACTAGTCACGGGAATTGTTACCTCCTTTATCAGTGCTTACCTGTGTATTCACTTATTCCTTAAGTTGATCTCACGGATCGGAATGACGCCATTTGTCATCTATCGTTTGCTGCTGGGCGTTGGCTTGATTGCGTTTCTATTACTCAACTAA
- the folK gene encoding 2-amino-4-hydroxy-6-hydroxymethyldihydropteridine diphosphokinase — protein MITTYIGVGSNIQRRKHIQAAIDELSALGQQLRLSTIYECEAVGFNSQAFYNLVVEMKTSLDLAEFAQQLRAIEIKWGRSEHAGKFEPRTMDLDILLFGELTSESSPQLPRSDIFHYAFVLEPLNELCPGLVVPSDGRRIEQIWQQTRFDSALTPVPVWFDY, from the coding sequence ATGATCACAACCTACATTGGGGTTGGGTCAAACATACAAAGGCGGAAACACATACAAGCGGCGATTGACGAGCTGAGCGCGTTAGGGCAGCAACTGCGCCTCTCGACCATTTATGAGTGTGAAGCGGTCGGATTTAACAGCCAAGCGTTTTATAACCTAGTGGTTGAGATGAAAACGTCGCTAGACTTAGCCGAGTTCGCCCAGCAGCTGCGTGCAATTGAGATCAAATGGGGGCGTTCTGAGCACGCTGGTAAGTTTGAGCCTCGCACCATGGATCTGGATATTCTTCTCTTCGGAGAGCTTACCAGTGAGTCGTCTCCACAGTTACCCCGCAGTGACATTTTTCATTACGCGTTCGTGCTTGAGCCGCTCAACGAGCTCTGTCCCGGTTTAGTTGTGCCCAGCGATGGGCGTCGCATTGAGCAGATTTGGCAACAAACTCGGTTTGATAGCGCACTGACTCCGGTTCCAGTTTGGTTTGATTATTAA
- the folB gene encoding bifunctional dihydroneopterin aldolase/7,8-dihydroneopterin epimerase, protein MDKVFIEQLEVITTIGVYDWEQEIKQKLVLDIEMAHDNRPAGKSDDVVDALDYAQVSQAVLSHIEGGRFLLVERVAEEVAELIMTRFGVAWISIRLTKPGAVAQAKGVGVVIERGQL, encoded by the coding sequence ATGGATAAAGTATTTATCGAGCAATTAGAAGTCATTACCACCATTGGGGTTTACGATTGGGAGCAAGAGATCAAGCAGAAGTTGGTGCTTGATATTGAAATGGCTCATGACAATCGTCCTGCTGGAAAAAGCGATGATGTGGTTGATGCGCTCGATTACGCTCAGGTCAGTCAAGCGGTGCTTTCTCATATCGAAGGCGGTCGTTTTCTGTTGGTGGAACGTGTGGCCGAAGAGGTCGCCGAGTTGATCATGACGCGTTTTGGCGTGGCTTGGATTTCGATTCGCTTAACCAAACCAGGTGCAGTCGCGCAAGCCAAAGGCGTTGGTGTGGTCATTGAGCGAGGCCAGTTATGA
- the plsY gene encoding glycerol-3-phosphate 1-O-acyltransferase PlsY — protein MTPLALVMIIFAYLLGSISSAVLICRILRLPDPRGVGSHNPGATNVLRIGGKKAAAAVLLCDMLKGTIPVWGGYFLNIDPIILGVVAIAACLGHMYPIFFHFKGGKGVATALGAIAPIGLDLSAMIIATWLSVALLFRYSSLAAIVTVLLAPFYTWIIKPQYTLPVAMLCCLIVFRHHQNIKRLFSGTEPKVGDKKNGLKKAS, from the coding sequence ATGACCCCACTAGCACTAGTAATGATCATTTTCGCCTACCTCTTGGGCTCGATCTCAAGTGCTGTGTTGATCTGTCGAATACTCAGACTCCCCGATCCACGAGGTGTCGGCTCTCACAACCCTGGCGCAACCAACGTGCTGCGAATTGGTGGTAAGAAAGCCGCCGCCGCTGTGCTGCTGTGTGACATGCTAAAAGGCACCATTCCTGTATGGGGAGGCTACTTCCTAAACATTGATCCTATTATTTTGGGTGTGGTCGCGATTGCCGCTTGCTTGGGACATATGTATCCGATCTTTTTTCATTTCAAAGGTGGTAAAGGTGTCGCCACCGCATTGGGGGCGATCGCGCCGATCGGACTGGATCTTAGTGCGATGATCATCGCCACTTGGCTCAGCGTCGCTTTACTGTTTCGTTATTCATCCCTAGCCGCTATCGTCACCGTGCTTTTGGCTCCGTTTTACACTTGGATAATCAAGCCTCAATACACCTTGCCGGTTGCGATGCTGTGTTGCTTGATCGTGTTTCGTCATCATCAAAATATTAAACGCTTGTTTTCCGGCACTGAGCCTAAAGTCGGAGATAAGAAAAACGGATTAAAAAAAGCCTCGTAA
- a CDS encoding alpha/beta fold hydrolase: MYKFAVDGREMAYQDVGSGPVLVFGHSYLWDSKMWAPQVEALSQHYRCIVPELWAHGESDAAPETTRSLSDYAKQIVALLDHLQVEHFSVVGLSVGGMWATEVASLVPSRVQSLVLMDTFVGLEPEVTHNKYFAMLEAISQAKAVPAPIVEAVTPLFFANNAKQDNPQLVEQFEQRLYDLKGQQAVEVARVGRMVFGRRDQMEDVEKLALPVLIAVGQEDKPRPVLESFLMHDAISGSELVQIPQAGHISNLEQAPFVTNMLKEFLARNHA, translated from the coding sequence ATGTACAAATTTGCTGTCGATGGCCGAGAAATGGCTTATCAAGATGTAGGTTCAGGCCCGGTATTGGTGTTTGGTCATAGCTATTTATGGGATAGCAAGATGTGGGCGCCACAAGTAGAAGCGCTCAGCCAGCATTATCGCTGTATCGTGCCTGAGCTATGGGCGCATGGTGAGTCTGATGCCGCGCCAGAAACAACCCGTTCATTGTCAGACTATGCCAAGCAGATTGTGGCTCTTTTAGACCATTTACAGGTTGAGCACTTTTCTGTTGTTGGTCTATCGGTTGGTGGAATGTGGGCAACGGAAGTGGCTTCTTTGGTTCCTTCGCGAGTTCAGTCATTGGTACTAATGGATACGTTTGTTGGCTTAGAGCCAGAAGTGACCCATAACAAATACTTTGCGATGTTAGAAGCCATTAGCCAAGCGAAAGCAGTTCCAGCGCCTATTGTTGAAGCCGTTACACCGCTGTTTTTTGCCAACAATGCCAAGCAGGATAATCCGCAGCTTGTCGAGCAATTTGAACAGCGACTGTATGATTTAAAAGGTCAGCAAGCGGTTGAAGTGGCGCGGGTAGGGCGAATGGTCTTTGGTCGACGAGACCAGATGGAGGATGTTGAAAAGTTGGCGCTGCCGGTTTTGATTGCTGTGGGTCAAGAAGACAAGCCTCGCCCAGTGCTCGAATCGTTTTTGATGCACGATGCGATTTCTGGCTCGGAGCTGGTTCAAATCCCACAAGCGGGACATATCTCCAACCTCGAACAAGCGCCGTTCGTCACTAATATGCTCAAAGAATTCTTAGCCAGAAACCACGCTTAA